A genome region from Tenrec ecaudatus isolate mTenEca1 chromosome 13, mTenEca1.hap1, whole genome shotgun sequence includes the following:
- the NABP1 gene encoding SOSS complex subunit B2 isoform X2: protein MWKGCLTLYTGRGGELQKIGEFCMVYSELPNFSEPNPEYRGQQNQGAYSEQKNHLLSNNTGTGNGIQASPDSRGCQFSYGGRSNGRGPINPHLPGTDRNHTVVTTISTGRDPRRALKR from the exons ATGTGGAAAGGGTGCCTGACACTGTATACTGGAAGGGGTGGTGAACTTCAAAAAATTGGAGA attttgtatggTGTATTCAGAATTGCCAAATTTCAGTGAACCTAATCCAGAGTATCGAGGACAGCAGAACCAAGGG gcATATAGTGAACAGAAGAATCATCTCCTGAGTAATAATACGGGTACAG GAAATGGTATTCAAGCCAGCCCTGATTCTCGGGGCTGTCAGTTTTCCTATGGTGGTAGAAGTAATGGCCGGGGACCAATCAATCCACATCTACCAGGAACAGACCGCAATCACACAGTTGTGACCACAATAAGTACTGGCAGGGACCCTCGAAGAGCGCTAAAGAGATGA